Proteins from one Pontibacter korlensis genomic window:
- a CDS encoding SusD/RagB family nutrient-binding outer membrane lipoprotein, whose product MKLYNKLLLGAALFSMVSCTEDFEEMNISPNQPANATPAQLLATAQYNYATNIGDAWNNGRMGMYYAQYWSSTQYTDESRYQIREGVNQTMWNTFYADVLRELTTAQEIEAENQLNGYENRIAIAEIMKALTFHTLSDIYGGPVPYSEALSTENVTPKYDNGKEIYLGVLNTLDEQIAILDESSPGFQSGDIIYGGDVTLWKKFANSLRLRIALRMYEADQATATEHITKALNSDAGFISSNAEGAKFAWIAGAPNNNPLAEAYKTRIDFSVSEPFIDYLQKYDDPRVTVFARPLGSGNPFGSSFTPILDANGNPQYVGETYGLDAGNGNSNGDAKVVSLPGDYVIGETAPTYILSHAEVEFMLAEVAARGIAGTPMSAEEHYEAGIRSSFEAAGLSEAAFEEYLTEVPYSESRTANQAPDLETALDLIGSQKWIAMYGQGVQAWFERLRLDFEDPYTGEPIFVAPADGSVDPDVTMVPFRMSYPVTEASLNGTNYADAVQRIGGKNSLGVRPWWDVK is encoded by the coding sequence ATGAAGTTATATAATAAGCTATTGCTTGGGGCAGCACTGTTCTCTATGGTGTCTTGTACAGAAGACTTCGAGGAGATGAACATTAGCCCTAACCAGCCGGCGAATGCGACCCCTGCGCAGCTACTAGCGACAGCGCAGTACAACTATGCAACCAACATTGGAGATGCATGGAACAATGGCCGTATGGGTATGTACTATGCTCAGTATTGGTCTTCTACTCAGTATACAGACGAAAGCCGTTACCAGATTCGTGAGGGTGTAAACCAAACAATGTGGAACACTTTCTACGCTGATGTGCTCAGAGAGCTGACAACTGCACAGGAAATTGAGGCTGAGAACCAGCTGAATGGCTATGAGAACCGTATCGCCATTGCTGAGATCATGAAGGCCCTGACATTCCATACTTTGTCTGACATTTACGGTGGTCCAGTGCCTTATTCTGAGGCATTGAGCACAGAAAATGTTACTCCTAAATATGACAATGGTAAGGAGATCTATTTGGGTGTGCTCAATACACTGGATGAGCAAATTGCTATCCTGGATGAGTCTAGCCCAGGATTCCAGTCTGGTGATATAATCTATGGTGGTGATGTTACTTTGTGGAAGAAGTTTGCGAACTCTCTTCGTCTGCGTATTGCACTGCGTATGTATGAAGCAGATCAGGCTACCGCAACAGAGCATATCACCAAGGCTCTGAACAGCGATGCAGGATTCATTTCTTCAAACGCTGAGGGTGCTAAGTTTGCTTGGATTGCTGGTGCACCAAATAACAACCCACTTGCAGAGGCCTACAAAACAAGAATTGACTTCTCTGTTTCTGAGCCATTCATTGATTACCTGCAGAAGTATGACGATCCTCGTGTAACTGTGTTTGCTAGACCTCTTGGCTCTGGAAACCCATTTGGATCTAGCTTCACGCCTATCTTGGACGCAAATGGTAACCCACAGTATGTAGGTGAAACTTATGGTCTGGATGCGGGTAATGGAAACTCTAATGGTGATGCCAAGGTGGTAAGTTTACCGGGAGATTATGTTATCGGTGAAACTGCTCCAACTTATATCCTGAGCCATGCAGAGGTAGAATTTATGTTGGCTGAGGTTGCTGCCCGTGGTATAGCAGGTACTCCTATGAGTGCTGAAGAGCATTATGAGGCTGGTATCAGATCTTCTTTCGAAGCTGCAGGTCTGTCTGAGGCTGCATTTGAAGAATACCTAACTGAGGTTCCTTATAGTGAGTCTCGTACTGCTAATCAAGCTCCTGATTTGGAAACAGCTTTGGATTTGATAGGTTCTCAGAAGTGGATCGCTATGTATGGACAAGGTGTACAAGCTTGGTTTGAGCGCCTACGTCTGGACTTTGAAGATCCTTACACCGGTGAGCCGATCTTTGTAGCACCAGCTGACGGTTCCGTTGACCCAGATGTAACCATGGTACCATTCCGTATGAGCTATCCTGTAACAGAAGCTTCTCTGAACGGAACCAATTATGCTGACGCAGTGCAGCGCATTGGTGGCAAAAACAGCCTAGGAGTAAGACCTTGGTGGGACGTTAAATAA
- a CDS encoding SAM-dependent methyltransferase: protein MKKTGTLYLIPTVLAENTQDQVISPQVKETVQHLTYFIVENLRTARRYVKSICPELVIEHLKFVQVDKDASPAQVQNSLKPLLEQGIDAGIISEAGCPGVADPGAEVVKYAHQKDIKVVPFAGPSAILLSLMASGFNGQQFCFHGYLPIDKRDRLQVLRQLEKEMQQRNQTQIFMETPYRNNKLLEDLLSTLSSDTRLCIAANITSPEHEFIQTKTISQWRGKLPDIHKQPAVFLIYR from the coding sequence ATGAAGAAGACTGGCACTTTATACTTGATCCCGACTGTACTGGCTGAAAACACCCAAGATCAGGTTATTTCACCTCAGGTAAAGGAAACAGTGCAGCACCTGACGTACTTTATTGTAGAAAACCTGCGCACTGCCCGCCGTTACGTGAAGAGCATTTGCCCGGAGCTAGTTATTGAGCACCTAAAGTTTGTTCAGGTGGATAAGGATGCTAGTCCAGCACAGGTACAGAACTCACTGAAGCCATTACTGGAGCAAGGCATAGATGCCGGAATTATTTCGGAAGCGGGTTGTCCCGGTGTGGCTGACCCTGGAGCCGAGGTAGTAAAGTACGCTCACCAGAAGGATATCAAAGTAGTGCCTTTCGCTGGTCCATCAGCCATTCTACTCAGCCTGATGGCTAGTGGCTTTAACGGCCAGCAGTTTTGCTTTCACGGTTACCTGCCCATCGATAAGCGCGATAGGTTACAGGTACTTCGGCAGTTAGAGAAAGAGATGCAGCAACGTAACCAAACGCAGATTTTCATGGAGACACCTTACCGCAACAACAAGTTGCTGGAGGATTTGCTTTCTACCCTGAGTTCTGACACCAGGCTATGCATAGCCGCCAACATCACCTCCCCGGAACATGAGTTTATCCAAACCAAAACAATAAGCCAGTGGCGCGGCAAGCTACCGGATATACACAAGCAGCCGGCGGTGTTTTTAATTTATCGGTAG
- a CDS encoding TonB-dependent receptor translates to MLSKILHTFLIVLLLVMPVLAQQTEIRQYKLSGIVTDASGERLEGAFVVFSPGGKGVLANKQGRFSIKLEKGTYEVVCQYVGMAPLKETIVLDGGNKEVVLMLGERSVSLKQVEITTNSIIDINSVRMGSSYMDQKLLTRMPTLLGEPDVVRAVSALPGVVNAGEGTSGFFVRGGSADQNLILMDGAPLFNSTHLFGFFSVYNPDILKSFTLHRSGISATYGGRISSILDVSLRDGNNEKMRYEAGITPVTAKVSMDGPLSEKVTMLLAFRGAYPDYLLKLFPSENIKNSSGYFYDGNVKLKCTINKNNSLSFSGYHSADGFKFPYDTTYSWTNTLGTLQWNHLFSNNFTSTATLVKSIYKNTVEGIATGEEFQLNSGIDLTQLRLNFGYFGKESHQIDFGGEASLYSIQPGDLVPHGTSSFNRRTLNEDRGYELSSFINDEVKLNDRLSVSVGLRYTHYTKVGPADIYMYSEGEPRSIKSIVDTLHVSSGGVVQSYQGLEPRASLKYSVSENAAVKVGANRTRQYIQLISNTAAITPVDVWKLSNKYIQPQIADQIALGYFYLQPDHVYEYSWEVYYKKLYNQIDYKDGAVLLLNPTLDADLLFGDGYAYGSEWLLKKNQGRLTGWVSMTYSRSFRKIVGETEEETINDGEAYPSNYDKPVNLNVFANYKAWPKWTVSANFTYTTGRPITGADSWYRYYNQIFANYVGRNQSRMPDYHRLDLSFNREPIIKEKAEYTWGISIYNLYGRKNAYSTLYQHYYGAPPGAFKLSVIGAPIPSVNFNAKF, encoded by the coding sequence GTGTTGTCAAAGATTCTCCATACTTTTCTTATAGTGCTACTGCTAGTGATGCCAGTCTTAGCTCAACAGACTGAAATCAGGCAGTACAAACTATCAGGCATAGTAACCGATGCCTCCGGAGAAAGGTTGGAAGGGGCATTTGTAGTATTCTCGCCAGGCGGAAAAGGCGTACTGGCAAACAAGCAGGGGCGTTTTAGTATAAAGCTGGAAAAAGGGACATATGAAGTAGTCTGCCAGTATGTGGGTATGGCCCCTCTTAAAGAAACAATTGTTCTAGACGGTGGCAATAAAGAAGTTGTTCTGATGCTAGGCGAGAGGAGCGTAAGCTTAAAGCAAGTCGAAATTACGACCAATTCCATCATTGATATAAACTCAGTGCGTATGGGCAGCAGCTACATGGACCAGAAGCTGCTAACGCGTATGCCTACCTTACTAGGTGAGCCGGATGTAGTAAGAGCAGTATCAGCCCTACCTGGAGTCGTGAATGCAGGGGAGGGGACATCTGGTTTCTTTGTGCGTGGCGGAAGTGCGGATCAAAACCTAATCTTAATGGATGGTGCCCCCTTGTTTAATTCCACCCACTTGTTTGGGTTCTTCTCCGTTTATAACCCCGATATTCTAAAGAGCTTTACACTTCATAGAAGTGGTATCTCAGCCACCTATGGGGGTAGGATTTCCTCTATTCTGGATGTTAGCCTACGAGACGGGAACAACGAGAAGATGAGGTATGAGGCAGGTATAACTCCGGTTACGGCTAAAGTAAGTATGGATGGTCCGCTGTCAGAAAAGGTAACTATGCTTTTAGCTTTCAGGGGCGCCTATCCTGATTACCTGCTGAAGCTTTTCCCGAGCGAAAACATCAAAAATAGCTCAGGGTATTTTTATGACGGCAATGTGAAGTTAAAGTGTACCATAAACAAAAATAACAGTCTCAGCTTCTCAGGCTACCACAGTGCTGATGGGTTTAAGTTCCCTTATGATACGACCTATAGCTGGACTAACACACTCGGCACGCTGCAATGGAATCATCTGTTCAGCAACAACTTTACAAGTACAGCTACATTAGTAAAAAGTATTTACAAAAATACAGTAGAAGGTATTGCCACAGGTGAAGAGTTTCAGCTAAACTCAGGTATTGACCTCACACAGCTGAGGTTGAACTTCGGGTATTTTGGAAAAGAAAGTCACCAGATTGATTTTGGAGGGGAAGCCTCTTTATATAGCATCCAACCCGGTGATCTGGTACCCCATGGAACCTCTAGCTTTAATCGACGCACTTTAAATGAGGACAGGGGATATGAATTATCTAGCTTCATCAATGATGAAGTTAAGTTAAATGACAGATTATCGGTGTCGGTAGGGCTGCGCTATACCCACTATACCAAGGTGGGCCCTGCTGATATTTATATGTACTCGGAGGGAGAGCCTAGAAGCATAAAGAGCATCGTAGACACTCTTCATGTTAGTTCTGGCGGTGTTGTACAGTCTTATCAAGGACTAGAGCCTAGGGCCTCTCTTAAATACTCTGTGTCTGAAAACGCTGCCGTTAAGGTAGGGGCTAACCGCACCAGGCAGTATATTCAGCTTATCTCCAATACCGCGGCCATTACACCGGTGGATGTGTGGAAGCTCTCGAACAAGTATATACAACCACAAATAGCAGATCAGATAGCATTAGGATATTTTTACTTGCAGCCAGACCATGTATACGAATACAGTTGGGAAGTATACTACAAGAAGCTGTATAACCAGATAGACTATAAAGATGGTGCCGTGCTGCTCCTGAATCCTACCCTGGATGCAGACTTGTTGTTTGGAGATGGTTACGCCTATGGCTCTGAGTGGCTGTTGAAAAAGAACCAGGGGCGCTTAACCGGCTGGGTAAGCATGACATACTCTAGGTCGTTCAGGAAAATTGTAGGCGAAACAGAGGAGGAAACGATTAATGATGGAGAAGCCTATCCTTCAAATTACGATAAACCCGTTAACCTGAATGTGTTTGCCAACTATAAGGCTTGGCCTAAATGGACGGTATCAGCAAACTTTACCTACACCACGGGCAGGCCTATTACGGGAGCAGACTCCTGGTACAGGTACTACAATCAAATATTTGCAAACTATGTAGGCCGCAACCAAAGCCGTATGCCAGACTACCATAGGCTGGATCTTTCATTTAACCGTGAGCCAATAATCAAGGAGAAGGCAGAGTATACCTGGGGTATCTCTATCTACAACCTGTATGGCAGAAAGAATGCCTACTCTACCCTATACCAGCACTATTACGGTGCTCCTCCCGGTGCTTTTAAGTTGTCGGTAATCGGTGCGCCTATACCTTCTGTAAACTTCAATGCGAAATTTTAA
- a CDS encoding SusD/RagB family nutrient-binding outer membrane lipoprotein produces MKRILICLLSMVLVASCVDDLDDYNVDPKRTSEAPPVTLFTTAVLSLSDALTTPSVNFNNYRFYVQHWTSTQYLDEPRYNMTSRLIPQNMWQELYRDVLADLKEAKRLVTEDEFLDAEVKNNQLAQIEMMEVYTWFVIVTTWGDVPYTEALDPNNSLPAYDDARTIYNDLLSRLDTAIGLVDPAASGFEEGDVFYNGDMSQWLKFGNSLKLKMGMVLADVDPDRARTAVEEAAPNVFTSNADNAVFPYLSAPPNNNPISDNVKGPFTSREDYVAANTLVDIMNALDDPRRPEYFTDVDGEFRGGIYGFENNYSNFSTVSAKIADPTFEALLLDYSEVEFLLAEAVERGFNVEGTAEEHYNNAVTASITYWGRSEEEAAAYLAQPDVNYNTAPGDWRQKIGTQKWIALYNRGFDAWLEWRRLDAPDLQPPAIEGAAQLTIPKRLIYPINEQTLNPENRAAAAAAIGGDDASTRLFWDVQ; encoded by the coding sequence ATGAAAAGGATTCTTATATGCTTGCTCTCCATGGTGCTGGTGGCATCATGCGTAGATGATTTGGATGATTACAACGTTGATCCGAAGCGAACGTCAGAGGCACCGCCTGTTACCCTGTTTACAACTGCGGTCTTGAGTTTATCGGATGCGTTAACTACACCCAGCGTGAACTTTAATAATTATAGGTTCTACGTGCAGCACTGGACCTCCACTCAATACCTGGATGAGCCAAGGTATAACATGACATCCCGCCTGATTCCGCAAAATATGTGGCAGGAGCTATACCGGGATGTGCTGGCAGACCTGAAGGAAGCCAAGCGGCTGGTAACAGAAGATGAATTTCTTGATGCTGAGGTGAAGAATAATCAGTTGGCGCAGATAGAGATGATGGAGGTGTACACCTGGTTTGTGATTGTGACCACTTGGGGAGATGTACCCTATACCGAAGCACTTGATCCAAACAACTCTCTACCAGCCTACGATGATGCGCGGACGATATACAATGATCTTCTTTCGCGTCTGGATACTGCTATCGGACTTGTGGACCCTGCTGCCTCTGGTTTTGAGGAAGGAGATGTGTTTTACAACGGAGACATGAGTCAATGGCTTAAGTTTGGTAACTCGCTAAAGTTAAAAATGGGTATGGTGTTGGCGGATGTTGACCCAGATCGTGCTAGAACGGCTGTAGAGGAGGCTGCTCCTAACGTGTTCACAAGTAATGCAGATAATGCTGTTTTCCCTTACCTGAGTGCGCCGCCAAACAACAACCCCATTTCGGATAACGTGAAGGGGCCGTTCACCTCCAGAGAGGACTATGTTGCCGCCAATACCCTAGTTGACATCATGAATGCACTGGATGACCCAAGAAGGCCAGAATATTTTACTGATGTTGACGGGGAGTTTAGAGGGGGTATTTATGGCTTTGAAAATAACTACTCGAACTTTTCAACTGTGAGTGCTAAAATAGCCGACCCTACTTTTGAGGCACTGCTGCTGGACTATTCGGAAGTAGAGTTTTTGTTGGCAGAGGCTGTTGAAAGGGGCTTCAATGTAGAAGGAACTGCAGAAGAGCATTACAATAATGCTGTTACTGCGTCTATCACGTATTGGGGTAGATCAGAGGAGGAGGCTGCTGCTTATTTGGCACAACCCGATGTAAACTATAACACAGCTCCAGGCGACTGGCGACAAAAAATAGGTACACAGAAATGGATTGCGTTGTATAACCGTGGCTTTGATGCCTGGCTGGAATGGCGCAGGTTGGATGCTCCTGACTTGCAGCCTCCAGCAATAGAGGGAGCGGCTCAGTTAACCATTCCAAAGCGTCTAATCTACCCAATCAACGAGCAGACGCTTAACCCTGAAAATCGTGCGGCAGCGGCAGCGGCTATTGGCGGAGATGATGCAAGTACCCGCCTCTTCTGGGATGTTCAGTAA
- a CDS encoding DUF4249 domain-containing protein, protein MLRVIFPLVLLLLAVGCIDPIDFDHKDQQRHLVIEGSFTNDPEHNYVRLSHAKPYSDQYSEYEKKASVAVYSSDGNEKYEFEYDSATTRYYPIDGAAAYGKPGKTYMLHIDIGDSVYQSPWITMPNPIPVEKVHFEMDEQLYAFKGDREKTRFPGYKVLVDYQDPAGEKNFLRWSFVVNYEVFTQPWYYIDAYGNPKPKDCCAKCLLTEKLDRFKVVDDRLTDGNKVINQEVLFMPFYRYFGVKHGLKVYQYAVTEEAYNFYRIMEQQKEATGTVFDPPPARVVGNMYNVRYKSEQVIGFFDVSAVTTNEITVLRDEINHDFLPYQFPDDCRELPGSTAEFPADW, encoded by the coding sequence ATGCTGAGAGTAATTTTTCCGTTGGTGCTCCTGCTCCTCGCAGTAGGATGTATAGACCCTATAGATTTTGACCACAAAGATCAGCAAAGGCACCTGGTAATAGAGGGCAGCTTTACAAACGATCCGGAGCATAACTATGTGCGGCTGTCACATGCTAAGCCTTACTCAGATCAATACAGTGAGTATGAAAAGAAGGCCAGTGTTGCGGTATATAGCTCAGACGGAAATGAAAAGTATGAGTTCGAGTATGACTCTGCTACTACACGTTATTACCCAATTGATGGAGCCGCTGCATACGGTAAGCCGGGTAAAACATACATGCTCCATATTGACATTGGTGATTCTGTTTATCAATCTCCGTGGATAACCATGCCGAACCCCATACCTGTAGAGAAAGTGCATTTTGAGATGGATGAGCAGCTGTATGCTTTTAAGGGAGACCGGGAAAAAACGCGTTTCCCCGGCTACAAAGTGCTGGTTGACTATCAGGATCCGGCAGGAGAAAAGAATTTCCTGAGATGGTCGTTTGTGGTAAACTATGAGGTGTTTACACAACCTTGGTATTATATCGATGCATATGGGAATCCAAAACCCAAAGATTGCTGTGCCAAATGCCTGCTGACAGAAAAACTGGACAGGTTTAAAGTTGTTGATGATCGTTTGACAGACGGCAACAAGGTGATAAACCAGGAGGTGTTGTTTATGCCCTTTTACCGGTACTTCGGGGTGAAGCACGGGCTGAAAGTATACCAGTACGCGGTAACGGAGGAGGCATATAATTTTTACCGCATCATGGAGCAGCAGAAAGAAGCCACTGGCACTGTGTTTGACCCGCCCCCGGCCAGAGTAGTAGGTAACATGTACAATGTTCGTTATAAGAGCGAGCAGGTAATCGGATTTTTTGATGTATCAGCAGTTACAACGAATGAGATAACTGTGCTCCGCGACGAGATAAATCACGACTTTCTGCCTTACCAGTTTCCAGATGACTGCCGTGAGTTACCTGGCTCAACTGCAGAGTTTCCGGCAGATTGGTAA
- a CDS encoding SusC/RagA family TonB-linked outer membrane protein encodes MKKILFLSLLLVTALLHQAMAQVRAITGKVTDATTSQPLPGVTVLVKGTTVGTATSADGSYTINVPEGNNTLVFSFIGYQTVERSIGSGNTVNVGLPVNTQQLSEVVVTALGIAREEKSIGYSSQTVSGDELSQVRETNIVNSLSGRVAGVQVGTNSGAMGGSARVTMRGVSSISGNNNALFVVDGVPIENSNSNSANQQRGGGGYDYGSAIQDINPNDIAEVTVLKGAAATSLYGSRGANGVIVITTKKGKRDGGGIGVTYTLGLTLDKVYILPKYQNKYGGGFGFTKLYKEENPEAFPEGRDGAYNDNDGKGSYDLIPDYDVDESWGPAFEGQLYRPYWSWDKELGNPNFGELARWEAQPNNIRDFFETGTTLTNSISVDGSNDKGSFRLSYSNLDQNFILPNSEMVRHNLSFNGGYNVTDRLSVSASANYVTHEAKGRPGTGYDGTNVLQQFTQWGQRQLDTERQKNYMLPDGTQLTWNRTSWDNPAPKYSNNPYWVRYKNYQNDGRDRIFGNVNANYKLTDYLSADVRVSTDTYSETQEERIAPGSQEISDYTLYKIDFMENNLQGLLNFNKDLTDVFSLNAFVGGNRMTRTRNVFAGSTVDGLSSEVYNLGASVGRPSITDNKTEKQINSVFASASLGYQDQLFLDLSARNDWSSTLPAGENSYFYPAASLSYVFTELIDAPWLNMAKVRAAVAQVGNDTDPYNTILTYSLNMPFGSESRVSVPNTLPNAELKPEISTEYEFGTEWRVFDDRLGLNATYYNRRTRNQIIPLSLSAATGFTYRYINAGEVENKGVEVNLYGTPVKTNDFSWDVNISWAKNENKIIKLTDDQKTMVITNAPFAVQLQAREGESFGSIVGYDYQYDDQGRRIVLANGYYARSSEQKVIGSVLPDFTGGVTNTFRYKGLSLSALVDFQKGGDFFSTTQMFGRYSGMVEETAEGSVREDGIVAPGVHADGTPNTTAIDAGTYFYVNGGYRIGAADIIDASFVYLREASLGYSLPSSLVGKTPFNNVRLAFVGRNLWLIHSNSEHVDPSNITNSITNVQGIEGGALPSVRSYGFTLTLGL; translated from the coding sequence ATGAAGAAAATTCTATTTCTGAGTCTCTTGCTTGTGACTGCCCTGTTGCATCAGGCTATGGCACAGGTAAGGGCAATCACTGGTAAGGTGACAGATGCTACTACCAGTCAGCCATTACCAGGCGTTACCGTTCTGGTAAAAGGCACTACCGTAGGTACTGCTACATCAGCAGATGGTAGTTATACAATCAACGTTCCTGAAGGTAATAATACATTGGTCTTCAGCTTTATTGGCTATCAAACAGTAGAACGCAGCATTGGCTCAGGTAATACTGTTAATGTTGGCCTGCCTGTAAACACTCAGCAGCTTAGCGAGGTTGTTGTAACTGCTCTTGGTATCGCTAGAGAAGAGAAATCAATCGGTTACTCATCTCAGACTGTGAGCGGCGATGAACTGAGCCAGGTGCGCGAAACGAACATCGTTAATTCTCTTTCAGGTAGAGTTGCTGGTGTTCAGGTGGGCACGAACTCAGGTGCTATGGGTGGTTCAGCCAGAGTTACGATGAGAGGTGTTAGCTCAATCAGCGGTAACAACAACGCCTTGTTCGTAGTGGATGGTGTTCCAATCGAAAACTCTAACTCTAACAGCGCCAACCAACAGCGTGGCGGTGGCGGCTATGACTACGGTAGTGCTATTCAGGATATCAACCCAAATGATATTGCTGAGGTAACTGTACTGAAGGGTGCGGCTGCTACATCGCTATATGGTAGCCGTGGTGCTAACGGTGTAATCGTAATCACTACTAAAAAAGGTAAGAGAGACGGTGGTGGCATCGGTGTAACTTATACCCTTGGCTTGACACTAGACAAAGTATACATACTACCTAAGTATCAGAACAAGTATGGTGGTGGCTTCGGCTTCACTAAACTGTATAAAGAAGAAAATCCTGAGGCTTTCCCAGAAGGAAGAGATGGCGCTTACAACGATAATGACGGAAAAGGCAGCTATGATCTGATTCCTGACTATGACGTGGACGAATCTTGGGGACCTGCATTTGAGGGACAACTATACCGCCCTTACTGGAGCTGGGACAAGGAGTTAGGTAACCCTAACTTTGGTGAACTGGCAAGATGGGAAGCTCAGCCAAACAACATCCGCGATTTCTTTGAGACAGGTACTACCCTGACGAACTCTATCTCTGTAGATGGTTCTAACGATAAAGGTTCTTTCCGTTTATCATATTCAAACCTGGATCAGAACTTTATCCTGCCTAACTCAGAAATGGTTCGCCATAACCTGAGCTTCAATGGTGGTTACAATGTAACAGACCGATTGAGCGTATCTGCAAGTGCAAACTATGTTACGCACGAAGCCAAGGGTCGTCCAGGTACTGGTTATGACGGGACTAACGTACTACAGCAGTTCACGCAGTGGGGACAGCGCCAGCTTGATACCGAGAGACAAAAGAACTACATGTTGCCAGATGGTACACAGTTAACCTGGAACCGTACTTCTTGGGATAACCCTGCTCCGAAATACTCTAACAACCCATACTGGGTACGTTATAAGAACTACCAGAACGACGGAAGAGATCGTATCTTCGGTAACGTAAATGCAAACTATAAGCTTACTGATTACCTGAGCGCTGACGTAAGAGTGTCTACAGATACTTACTCAGAAACACAGGAAGAGCGTATTGCACCAGGTTCTCAGGAGATATCTGACTACACGCTGTATAAGATCGACTTCATGGAGAACAACCTTCAAGGTTTGTTAAACTTCAACAAAGATCTGACTGATGTATTCTCTCTGAATGCATTTGTTGGTGGTAACAGAATGACACGTACCCGTAATGTGTTTGCAGGTTCTACCGTAGATGGCCTGAGCTCAGAGGTATATAACCTTGGTGCATCAGTTGGCCGCCCTTCTATTACGGATAACAAGACTGAAAAGCAGATTAACTCTGTGTTTGCAAGTGCTTCATTAGGTTACCAAGATCAATTGTTCTTAGACTTGAGTGCACGTAACGACTGGTCTTCTACACTTCCTGCAGGAGAGAACTCTTACTTTTACCCAGCTGCATCACTTTCTTATGTATTTACAGAACTGATTGATGCTCCTTGGCTGAACATGGCTAAAGTTCGTGCAGCCGTTGCGCAGGTAGGTAACGATACTGACCCTTACAACACAATCCTAACCTACTCACTGAACATGCCTTTTGGCTCTGAGTCAAGAGTATCTGTGCCAAACACACTGCCTAACGCAGAGCTGAAGCCAGAAATTTCTACAGAGTATGAGTTTGGTACTGAGTGGCGTGTATTCGATGACAGATTGGGTCTTAATGCTACTTACTACAACAGAAGAACAAGAAACCAGATCATTCCGCTGAGCCTTTCAGCTGCTACCGGTTTTACTTACCGTTACATTAATGCGGGTGAGGTAGAGAACAAAGGTGTGGAAGTTAACCTGTATGGTACACCAGTTAAAACTAACGACTTCAGCTGGGATGTTAACATAAGCTGGGCTAAAAACGAGAACAAGATCATTAAGTTGACTGATGACCAGAAGACAATGGTGATTACTAACGCTCCGTTTGCTGTTCAGCTGCAAGCTCGCGAAGGTGAATCGTTTGGCTCGATTGTTGGTTATGACTATCAATATGATGATCAGGGTAGAAGAATTGTACTTGCAAACGGTTACTATGCCCGCTCTTCTGAGCAGAAGGTAATTGGCTCTGTTCTTCCAGACTTTACTGGTGGTGTTACTAACACATTCCGCTACAAAGGCCTTAGCCTTTCAGCACTAGTAGACTTCCAGAAAGGTGGCGACTTCTTCTCTACTACGCAGATGTTTGGCCGTTACTCAGGTATGGTTGAAGAGACTGCAGAAGGAAGTGTACGTGAAGACGGTATCGTAGCGCCAGGTGTTCATGCCGATGGCACTCCTAACACTACAGCTATTGATGCAGGTACATATTTCTACGTAAACGGTGGCTACAGAATTGGTGCAGCTGACATTATTGATGCAAGCTTCGTCTATCTGCGTGAGGCTAGCCTTGGCTATAGCCTGCCAAGCAGCCTAGTAGGAAAAACTCCATTCAACAACGTAAGATTAGCGTTTGTAGGCAGAAACCTTTGGCTGATTCACTCTAACTCAGAGCACGTAGACCCATCGAACATCACTAACTCTATCACAAACGTGCAGGGTATTGAAGGTGGTGCCTTACCATCAGTTCGTTCTTACGGATTCACTCTGACACTGGGACTGTAG